Proteins from one Procambarus clarkii isolate CNS0578487 chromosome 40, FALCON_Pclarkii_2.0, whole genome shotgun sequence genomic window:
- the LOC138372863 gene encoding uncharacterized protein, giving the protein MVPAEAAPSGSPTENHDTTRKTRRHMAHVWTKMVFRPLMRITQYSWTAAIRFIQLNVHVLFVCSFVTATLGFTNTITATLGFTNTITATLGFTNTITATLGFTNTVTATLGFTNTVTATLGFTNTVTATLGFTNTVTATLGFTNTITATLGFTNTVTATLGFTNTITATLGFTNTITATLGFTNTVTATLGFTNTITATLGFTNTVTATLGFTNTITAALGFTNTVTATLGFTNTITATLGFTNTITAALGFTNTDTATLGFTNTITATLGFTNTITAALGFTNTVTATLGFTNTITATLGFTNTITATLGFTNTITAALGFTNTVTAALGFTNTVTATLGFTNTITATLGFTNTITATLGFTNTITATLGFTNTITAALGFTNTVTATLGFTNTITATLGFTNTITATLGFTNTITAALGFTNTATATLGFTNTITATLGFTNTITATLGFTNTITAALGFTNTVTATLGFTNTITAALGFTNTVTATLGFTNTITATLGFTNTITATLGFTNTITATLGFTNTITAALGFTNTITAALGFTNTITATLGFINTVTATLGFTNTITAALGFTNTITATLGFTNTITAALGFTNTITATLGFTNTITATLGFTNTITAALGFTNTITATLGFTNTITAALGFTNTITATLGFTNTITATLGFTNTITAALGSGPPLSLSLSTSPILHASSSSS; this is encoded by the exons ATGGTGCCGGCTGAGGCGGCGCCCAGCGGCTCTCCAACTGAAAATCACGATACCACAAGAAAAACACGGCGGCACATGGCACATGTTTGGACAAAGATGGTTTTCCGTCCTCTGATGAGAATAACGCAGTATTCCTGGACAGCAGCCATCAGA TTCATTCAACTTAATGTCCACGTACTTTTCGTATGCTCATTTGTCACTGCCACCCTGGgcttcaccaacaccatcactgccaccctgggcttcaccaacaccatcactgccaccctgggcttcaccaacaccatcactgccaccctGGGCTTCACCAACACTGTTACTGCCACCCTGGGCTTCACCAACACTGTTACTGCCACCCTGGGCTTCACCAACACTGTTACTGCCACCCTGGGCTTCACCAACACTGTTACTGCCACCCTGGgcttcaccaacaccatcactgccaccctGGGCTTCACCAACACTGTTACTGCCACCCTGGgcttcaccaacaccatcactgccaccctgggcttcaccaacaccatcactgccaccctGGGCTTCACCAACACTGTTACTGCCACCCTGGgcttcaccaacaccatcactgccaccctgggcttcaccaacaccgtcactgccaccctgggcttcaccaacaccatcactgccGCCCTGGGCTTCACCAACACCGTCACTGCCACCCTGGgcttcaccaacaccatcactgccaccctgggcttcaccaacaccatcactgccGCCCTGGGCTTCACCAACACAGACACTGCCACCCTGGgcttcaccaacaccatcactgccaccctgggcttcaccaacaccatcactgccGCCCTGGGCTTCACCAACACCGTCACTGCCACCCTGGgcttcaccaacaccatcactgccaccctgggcttcaccaacaccatcactgccaccctgggcttcaccaacaccatcactgccGCCCTGGGCTTCACCAACACCGTCACTGCCGCCCTGGGCTTCACCAACACCGTCACTGCCACCCTGGgcttcaccaacaccatcactgccaccctgggcttcaccaacaccatcactgccaccctgggcttcaccaacaccatcactgccaccctgggcttcaccaacaccatcactgccGCCCTGGGCTTCACCAACACCGTCACTGCCACCCTGGgcttcaccaacaccatcactgccaccctgggcttcaccaacaccatcactgccaccctgggcttcaccaacaccatcactgccGCCCTGGGCTTCACCAACACCGCCACTGCCACCCTGGgcttcaccaacaccatcactgccaccctgggcttcaccaacaccatcactgccaccctgggcttcaccaacaccatcactgccGCCCTGGGCTTCACCAACACCGTCACTGCCACCCTGGgcttcaccaacaccatcactgccGCCCTGGGCTTCACCAACACCGTCACTGCCACCCTGGgcttcaccaacaccatcactgccaccctgggcttcaccaacaccatcactgccaccctgggcttcaccaacaccatcactgccaccctgggcttcaccaacaccatcactgccGCCCTGGgcttcaccaacaccatcactgccGCCCTGGgcttcaccaacaccatcactgccaccctGGGCTTCATCAACACCGTCACTGCCACCCTGGgcttcaccaacaccatcactgctGCCCTGGgcttcaccaacaccatcactgccaccctgggcttcaccaacaccatcactgccGCCCTGGgcttcaccaacaccatcactgccaccctgggcttcaccaacaccatcactgccaccctgggcttcaccaacaccatcactgccGCCCTGGgcttcaccaacaccatcactgccaccctgggcttcaccaacaccatcactgccGCCCTAGgcttcaccaacaccatcactgccaccctgggcttcaccaacaccatcactgccaccctgggcttcaccaacaccatcactgccGCCCTGGGCTCAGGTCCACCTTTGTCCCTCTCCCTTTCAACATCACCGATTCTTCATGCATCTTCTTCTTCATCGTAA